The DNA segment TTCTTCTCCGATGCCGATTTCCTCGGGGAAGGTGGCTTCGGGTGCGTGTACAAGGGGATACTTAGGAATGGCCAAGAAGTTGCCGTCAAGCAATTAAAGCCAGATAGCAGACAGGGAGACCATGAGTTCCAGGCAGAAGTCCAGATAATTAGTCGTCTGCATCACAAGCACCTCGTTTCTTTGAAGGGTTGCTGCATTTCCGGCGCCAAGAGGCTACTGGTGTTTGAATATGTTCCTAATAACACTCTAGAGTTCCATCTGCACGGTAATGCTCTCAGTTGCGCAGAAGGGAGTTGCGTGCTGTACTTTAGTTCCAATGAAATTGGCATTGGTGAAAAGAAATACTTTCTATATCGTGTTTGTAGGAAGAGGTCAACCACCCATGGATTGGCCGACAAGACTAAGAGTTGCTTTGGGATCAGCAAGAGGACTGACATATTTGCATGAGGACTGTAAGAATACTTCTCCCTCTGCTCATTTCATCTTCTTGGCTATATTTTTCTATTAATAAATGCAATATACGCAGGCCAACCCAAAATAATCCATCGTGACATCAAAGCAGCAAATATACTTCTCGATCATAACTTTGAAGCAAAGGTAGTATGTCTATACTTCTTTATGGTTTAACTGTACTCGGAAGTTGCTAAATATGATTGTTCAAAGAAAGATGATATATGTTCTAAGCAAGCTCAAGAAGATAGTTCAGCTAGATCCAAAGAACCAGATCTTAATCAACATACCCAGTATAAAGATCTCTCGAGCATAAAATTTATACCCAGTATAAAATGAAGAAGATTACGAAGAGTGTGGCATTTATGACAGGTTGCAGATTTCGGGCTGGCAAAGTTTTTCTTGGATACCAAAACCCATATTTCAACTCGCGTGATTGGAACATTTGGGTAAGAATAGCATGAACCCATCTCTAAGCTTATCTCTTGCACAGGGAATTCACCAAGTCAACTCACAGTTCTTGCTGACGCACTGGCCACAGGTATCTGGCGCCGGAATACGCTTCTACTGGCAGATTAACTGATAAGTCTGATGTTTTCTCCTTTGGAGTGCTGCTGCTGGAGCTGATCACAGGAAGACCGCCAATTTTTTTGATTCGGTCGATCGAAGAAAGCTTAGTTGATTGGGTGAGTTCGATATCGAACACCATTCCAAGGCTTTTGAACTGAGATTCCAAATCATTTTTCCACACATTCTTCGTCTTGCAGGCAAGACCTTTGTTGACTCAAGCATTGAACGATGGCGAGTATGACGCCTTTCTTGATCTGAGGCTGAGGAAGAAGTATGCTCACAATGAGATGGGTCGAATGGTGGCTTGTGCTGCCGTTTGTGTGCGCCACTCAGCGCGACGTCGGCCGCGAATGAGTCAGGCGAGTATGAAGAACCTGTGTTTTCTTCATGGCTGATGACTGTTTCTGAAGACAACTTAGGCTTAGATCATGTGATCCAACTCTTACCTCGTTGATCGAAACATACTCAGATCGTTCGTGCTTTAGAAGGACTTGTATCAATTGAGGATCTCAGTGAAGGAGCAACACCTGGCCATAGCACTCTTTACAGTTATGGCCAGCAGCACTATATGGACATGAGAAGACCAAAGAACACTTTGACAAGTCACTACAATGCTGACAGCGAGTACAGTGCAACCACCACTAGCGAGTATGATATGTACTCATCTGGCACAGCCAGTGAAGGCCGAGAGAAAGGTAGCTCAACTTAGAGTTGTCAGTTGCTTGTAAGCTATCATGAAGCTTCTTCCTTTTCCTATTTGTGCGAgcacaataatcaatataaatgaTGACACGTAATAATGTAAATAATTCTTGAGAATGCCTACGTAATCATGTGATCAAAGTACGTGGACGCGATGTTGACCGCAACGCCAATTGCGAGATCGGGTTTGGATCAAATGCGTAATTCGGATCAGATAGTGACCCAATCCGCTCAAATTGGCTCTTTTCTTCCATCACATTCGACACCGTCCCACCTCCCTCAATTCTCAGCCCTTGGTGTGGATTTGTGGATAAGAGGGCTGCTACAAAAGGGTGCGGTTTGTGCGAGGCAACACAAGGTGAGGCGGGCAACTGAACCCAATCGATCGGAGCGCCTCTCCTCGCTCCACGCCTTCACTCTCCTCTGCGCCTCAGGATGGTCGCAGAAGGAAAGTAGGAGTTCCTTCTTCGTCAGAACCAGACTCTACTTCCTCGACTCGTCTTTCCTTCCTCAGCCCCGGCACACCTGAGAACTCAATATGGATGGCGAAATGGTATTTTGATAGGTTCTTACGGCGTTTCCGGTGCCGTCGTAGCCTTGTTTGAATGAAAATTTCATGTTGGTGGTCTGTCGTTACCTTGTACTCGATTTATTTGCCGCAAAATTTGATCTTTGTTCCTCTTGAATTCTAGTTAATTTGGGAAACAGAGATTATTGTCTTATTTGTTACCTTCCTCGAGATTGTTTGTGTTCATGGTGATTTTGGTTGCGGCGATTTTTGCTCTATTCTATCCCTGTTGGGTTTCTTAGAATATGCAAACGGATCGTATGTTCGACATATTTGACAGTGTGGCATTAAGATGAAATTTGTAAGTCCTTCCGCGATCCGGAATGAAATGTTTCTTAATGTGATTAGTTCATTTAAATTTCTGCTTGTTAGAAGAGTAACACTATTTGCTCATTGACGTTGCTTGTCGTCTCTTAAAGCTCTGTCCCTAACAGAGCAAGCATCATCTCTCCATTGTGGTGTCAGCTGCAAGAATGTGTTTATTTGTTTTCGAAGttccttatatatttttttcatcttcAGTGTGGATGTGGTATGATATAAGTAATTTTGTGTATACATATGTTCTTTCCTCCACATGTAATCAGATTTTTAATTTTCAACATTATTTATCTAATCCTAAATGGTATAATAAATGGAACTCACCATGGTATTTGCAGTTTAAGAATCTTTAGAGAGACCAGGCAATGAAGCTTGTGGCAGGATGTTACATGGGGAGTGCTCTCTTAGATGCTTCAGCTAAGAATCTTGACAAACAAAGAATGAAACAAGAACAGTTGTTTGATGGCTTGCCTTCCAAGGTACTCCTCAACTTTCTCCTGCACACCGTTGCAGTTATACTTAGTCACTTTCTTCACTAGTAATAGCATAATACTCAGTTATACTCGGGTACTATGTTGccattttatatatcattgtaACTTTGGAGACGTACTAAGCTTTTAATCCTTCAGTTCTGTGTCCTCTACTCTGCAGTTGTTGTCAGCAAGTGCTATCCCCTTTTCTATGTTTTTATACACACGGTGGCTAGACTCCCAAGGCATTTCATGTTACTGAACTAGAACACTCATGATCGATCCATTTAATCTCTGTTTACAGCAAATGCAGTAATTTTACTTATGTTTCAGATGGTTTTCCACAGTCAAATCTCTTTTACATTCTTAAGATATAAAAAGCTTTACGAGCAAAAGTGAACCATCACAGCACAAGCCATGCAGATATGAATCTCAAGCATATAGTTCAGGTTATACGTTGACCTAGGTCAACACAAGAGATTGAATATCTTGGCTGGGACCTGATCTGACAAGGCCACCAACCAGTGGGGCCAGATTAATCAGGTTTTCCAAGTCAAACATGGAAGCCTAGATATTTTAACTGTGAGAACGAAGCTTGTGATAGGATGGGTTGTGGTTCTATACATGATTGATACAGGGCCGAGCAAAGAG comes from the Musa acuminata AAA Group cultivar baxijiao chromosome BXJ1-10, Cavendish_Baxijiao_AAA, whole genome shotgun sequence genome and includes:
- the LOC135594784 gene encoding proline-rich receptor-like protein kinase PERK1 — its product is MNKKKNQRYLLGYDTAAGEDRGTQRPPNSSQGSEHPSTPQQLTIQAGFSYEELAVATNFFSDADFLGEGGFGCVYKGILRNGQEVAVKQLKPDSRQGDHEFQAEVQIISRLHHKHLVSLKGCCISGAKRLLVFEYVPNNTLEFHLHGRGQPPMDWPTRLRVALGSARGLTYLHEDCQPKIIHRDIKAANILLDHNFEAKVADFGLAKFFLDTKTHISTRVIGTFGYLAPEYASTGRLTDKSDVFSFGVLLLELITGRPPIFLIRSIEESLVDWARPLLTQALNDGEYDAFLDLRLRKKYAHNEMGRMVACAAVCVRHSARRRPRMSQIVRALEGLVSIEDLSEGATPGHSTLYSYGQQHYMDMRRPKNTLTSHYNADSEYSATTTSEYDMYSSGTASEGREKGSST